TTTAAAAGAACTAAAGAAACAAGATTGTGAATTAACAGCCATTGTAACGGTAGCGGATGATGGAGGAAGTAGTGGGAAATTACGTAAAATGATGGAAATGGCTCCACCAGGAGATTTGCGCAATGTTCTTGTTGCTTTAAGTAATGTGGAAAAAGAATGGACGGATATTTTCCAATATCGTTTTGAAAATGGACTAGAAAATCATGCACTAGGAAATTTAATTATTGCGGCACTAAATGATATGGAAGGTGGAATTTATCAAGCCGTTCAAACATTATCTCGTTTGTTAAATATTACCGGGAAAGTTTATCCTGCAGCCGATGAAAGTTTGACCTTACATGCTGTTTTTGAAGATCAAACGATTCTTTCTGGAGAAACTACGATTACAAAACGTCGTCAAACAATTCATGAAATTCATGTAACAAAAGATCAAAAAGATGAATTACCAGAACCTTGTCCGCATGTAGTGGAAGAAATTATGAACGCTGACATGATTGTAATGGGACCAGGAAGTTTGTTCACGAGTATTTTACCCAATTTAATGATTCCAGAAATTGGTAAAGCAATCATTGAAACTTCAGCGCAAAAAGTATATATTTGTAATATTATGACGCAAAAAGGAGAAACCGAAGAATTTAGTGATGCCGATCATGTGAAGATTTTGCATCGCCATTTACATCATCGCTTTATTGATACGGTTTTGGTGAATGTCGAAACGATTCCTTTGGAAAAAATGAATGCTCAGCGCTATGATGAGTATTTAGTTCAAGTGCGACATGATCCTTGCGCATTAAAAGAAGAGCATTGCCAAGTCGTAGCTAAAAATTTCCTTTGCTTGCGCGATGAAGGAGTGTTCCATGATGGAGAAAAAGTTGTTCAAGCATTGATGGAACAGTTAGAAAAAGGAGAAAAGAAAAAGGAGGGATAACATGTCTTTTGCCTCCGATGTAAAAAAAGAATTAACTCAATTAGAAGTGCACCGTGAGCATGCAAAAGCAGAGTTGGCTGCACTCATTAAGATGAATGGAACGATTAATATTTATCGTCAAATGTGGGTTTTAAATGTACAAACAGAAAATGCTGCAATCGCTCGAAGAATTTATTCTTTATTGATCCAACATTATGGGGTAACGAGTGATTTGTTGGTACGTAAAAAAATGAAATTAAAAAAGAACAATGTTTATATTGTTCGTTTAAAACAAAATACACTTTCTATCTTATCTGATCTTGATATTATGGATGGATTGATGTTTAAAGACCAAGTATCGGATTCCATTATGGGAAATTCACAAAAAATGCGCTCTTATTTACGAGGCGCATTTTTAGCGAGTGGATCTGTAAATAATCCAGAAACAAGTAGCTATCATTTAGAAATTTATTCTTTATATGAAGAGCACAATGAAGATATTTGTACGATGATGAATTATTTTGGTTTAAATGCTAGAACCTTACCTCGTCGTAATGGATTTATTACTTATTTGAAAGAAGCAGAAAAAATTTCTGAATTTTTAACTCTGATTGGGGCGACAAACGCGATGTTAAAATTTGAAGATATTCGTATTGTTCGTGATATGAGAAATAACGTCAATCGTCTTGTAAACTGTGATAATGCCAATTTGAATAAAACGATTGATGCAGCCACAAGACAAATTCGCAATATTCGTTACATTGAGGAACAAGTTGGATTGGATTCCTTAAATGATAAATTACAAGAAATCGCTCAATTACGATTGGATTATCCAGAGTTAAGTATTAAAGAATTGGGAGAACTCGTTCCTTCGGGTCCAATTTCTAAATCAGGAGTAAATCATCGTTTGCGTAAAATTAATGAAATTGCAGAAAAAATGCAACAAGAAGAAAATAATAGAACAAAAGAAAATGTATAAATTGTTTCTTAATGTCTACAAAGAAGAAGTAAAGAGAAGTATAAAAATTCAACCTAAAATGAAAGAGGCTTCTTCTTTTTTAGTCTTTCTATGTTATAATTACTCTAACATATGAACAAAGATATTAACGAAAAATGAAGTATGAAATATAAAAAATGGAGGCGTGATTATGTGTGGTATTGTTGGATTTGTAGACCAACGTTCAGCGGAAGATAAAAAACCAATTTTAAAAGAAATGATGGATAAAATTGTCCACCGTGGGCCAGATAGTTCTGGAATGCACGTAACAGATGAAGTAGGATTAGGATTCCGCCGTTTAAGTATTATTGATTTATCAGAAGGTAGCCAACCAATTTATAACGAAGATAAAACAAAAGTCATTACTTTCAATGGGGAAGTTTATAACTATAAAGCATTACGTGAAGATTTAGTAGCTAAAGGACATGTTTTCACTACGCATACGGATACAGAAGTAATTTTGCACGGTTATGAAGAATATGGTCAAGATATCGTGAAAAAATTGCGTGGAATGTTTGCTTTTGTAATTTGGGATGAAGAAACAAAAGAATTATTTGGTGCTCGTGACCACTTTGGAATTAAACCATTCTATTATGCAAATATGAATGGTACTTTTATGTATGGTTCTGAAATTAAAAGCTTCTTACCTCATCCAAGCTTTGAAAAAGAATTAAACAAAGAAGCATTAAAACCATTTATGACTTTCCAATACCCAGCAATTAATGAAACTTTCTTTAAAGGGGTATTTAAATTAAAAGAAGGACATCGTTTTACTTACAAAAATGGTGTTATGAATATTGAACAATATTATGATTATCATGCTCATCCAGAAAACTTAAGTTTAGAAGAAACTGTAGATAAAATTGATGATGTAGTGAAATCTTCCATCAAAATTCATGAAGAAGCTGATGTAGAAATTGGATCTTTCTTATCTAGTGGAGTAGATTCTAGTTATGTAGCAGCTGTATTACGTCCAAATCAAACGTATTCTATTGGATTTGATGGTGGAGAATATAGTGAAGCTGATGCAGCAAAAGCTTTAGCAGATAAATTAGAGTTAAACAATAAATCTCGTGTGATTGGTTCAGAAGAAGCATTTTCAGCATTTCCACGCATCCAATATTTCTTAGATGAACCCGATTCAAACTTCTCTTGTGTACCGTTATACTTCTTATCTGAATTTGCTAGTCGTGATATGAAAGTAGTAATGAGTGGGGAAGGCGCTGACGAATTATTTGCTGGATACCAAACTTATGGTTTCTATTCTAATGTAAAAGCAATCCGTGTCGTAGCAGAAGGAATGAAAAAATTACCAAAAAATATGCGTTATAAAATTGCAAAATCAATTAAGCATAAACATTTCCATGGTCAATTACACTTATACACTTCTTTAGCTCCAGCAGAAGAATTCTTTATTGGACCTTCTCGTATTTTTGAACCAGAAGAAGCGGATGAAATTTTAACACCAGAATACCGTAAAGCACCAACGATTGAAGATATTGTTGGACCTATCTACAAAAAAGTGGAAAAAGAAGACTGTGAATTACGTAAAATGCAATATTTAGATATTCACCAATGGATGCCAGGAGATATTTTATTAAAAGCGGACAAAATGTCTATGGCAAACTCTTTAGAATTACGTGTGCCGATTTTAGACCGTAAAGTAGCAGAAGTTTCTGAAGTAGTGCCAAATAAATATTTAATCAATGCAGAAAATACAAAATATGCATTCCGTCAAGCTGCCGCTCGTCATATTCCACAAGAATGGTATGATCGTACAAAATTAGGATTCCCAACTCCAATTAAAGTGTGGTTGCATGAAGATAAATTCTATCATGTTGTACGTGACATGTTTAATCAAGAATTTGTTTCTCAATTCTTTGATCGTGAAAAAATCACTCAACTATTAGACGATTTCTATAACGATAAAAATAATGATCGTAAGAAAATTTGGAATATTTATACCTTCCTAGTTTGGTATGATATTTACTTCAATCATAACGGTGAAATGCCAGAATTAATGGAATTTGCCTAAATAGTATCGTTGGAAAGAGGATGCCTGAAATGAAATTTTTACCTGTGATTTTAGGGGCAGATACAAATGCATATGGAATTGCCAAAAGTATTTATCAATACTATCAAGAAAAAAGCATTTGTGTTTCTACAATGCC
The nucleotide sequence above comes from Catellicoccus marimammalium M35/04/3. Encoded proteins:
- a CDS encoding gluconeogenesis factor YvcK family protein codes for the protein MEETKKKIVVIGGGTGLPVILKELKKQDCELTAIVTVADDGGSSGKLRKMMEMAPPGDLRNVLVALSNVEKEWTDIFQYRFENGLENHALGNLIIAALNDMEGGIYQAVQTLSRLLNITGKVYPAADESLTLHAVFEDQTILSGETTITKRRQTIHEIHVTKDQKDELPEPCPHVVEEIMNADMIVMGPGSLFTSILPNLMIPEIGKAIIETSAQKVYICNIMTQKGETEEFSDADHVKILHRHLHHRFIDTVLVNVETIPLEKMNAQRYDEYLVQVRHDPCALKEEHCQVVAKNFLCLRDEGVFHDGEKVVQALMEQLEKGEKKKEG
- the whiA gene encoding DNA-binding protein WhiA, whose protein sequence is MSFASDVKKELTQLEVHREHAKAELAALIKMNGTINIYRQMWVLNVQTENAAIARRIYSLLIQHYGVTSDLLVRKKMKLKKNNVYIVRLKQNTLSILSDLDIMDGLMFKDQVSDSIMGNSQKMRSYLRGAFLASGSVNNPETSSYHLEIYSLYEEHNEDICTMMNYFGLNARTLPRRNGFITYLKEAEKISEFLTLIGATNAMLKFEDIRIVRDMRNNVNRLVNCDNANLNKTIDAATRQIRNIRYIEEQVGLDSLNDKLQEIAQLRLDYPELSIKELGELVPSGPISKSGVNHRLRKINEIAEKMQQEENNRTKENV
- the asnB gene encoding asparagine synthase (glutamine-hydrolyzing), translated to MCGIVGFVDQRSAEDKKPILKEMMDKIVHRGPDSSGMHVTDEVGLGFRRLSIIDLSEGSQPIYNEDKTKVITFNGEVYNYKALREDLVAKGHVFTTHTDTEVILHGYEEYGQDIVKKLRGMFAFVIWDEETKELFGARDHFGIKPFYYANMNGTFMYGSEIKSFLPHPSFEKELNKEALKPFMTFQYPAINETFFKGVFKLKEGHRFTYKNGVMNIEQYYDYHAHPENLSLEETVDKIDDVVKSSIKIHEEADVEIGSFLSSGVDSSYVAAVLRPNQTYSIGFDGGEYSEADAAKALADKLELNNKSRVIGSEEAFSAFPRIQYFLDEPDSNFSCVPLYFLSEFASRDMKVVMSGEGADELFAGYQTYGFYSNVKAIRVVAEGMKKLPKNMRYKIAKSIKHKHFHGQLHLYTSLAPAEEFFIGPSRIFEPEEADEILTPEYRKAPTIEDIVGPIYKKVEKEDCELRKMQYLDIHQWMPGDILLKADKMSMANSLELRVPILDRKVAEVSEVVPNKYLINAENTKYAFRQAAARHIPQEWYDRTKLGFPTPIKVWLHEDKFYHVVRDMFNQEFVSQFFDREKITQLLDDFYNDKNNDRKKIWNIYTFLVWYDIYFNHNGEMPELMEFA